One Bacillus sp. 1780r2a1 DNA segment encodes these proteins:
- a CDS encoding ABC transporter ATP-binding protein: protein MTTFTIKDVKKSFLSGEQTEDILKGIKLSLKEGEITALVGASGSGKSTLLTIAAGLQSASSGHIIFEGNDLVTMKPEQIRKLRASKFGFVFQFAHLVPFLTVEEQLLLMLDVAEVSMSKREKKQEVQHILKLVEMEHRKSAYPPSLSGGEKQRVAIARAIIHKPKVLFADEPTASLDSKRSKDIMVLLQKLTESLKITTLIVTHDEEMLTYTNRVIRMSDGIIINN, encoded by the coding sequence ATGACGACTTTTACAATAAAAGATGTAAAAAAATCGTTTCTAAGCGGCGAACAAACGGAAGATATTTTAAAAGGAATTAAGCTTTCATTAAAAGAAGGTGAAATTACGGCTCTTGTTGGTGCATCAGGTTCTGGAAAAAGCACGCTTCTCACAATTGCAGCTGGACTACAGTCCGCATCGAGCGGACACATTATATTTGAAGGAAATGACTTGGTAACCATGAAACCTGAACAAATACGGAAACTGCGTGCAAGCAAGTTTGGGTTTGTGTTTCAATTTGCTCACCTTGTGCCATTTTTGACGGTTGAAGAACAGCTTCTCTTAATGTTAGACGTAGCCGAAGTATCAATGTCAAAACGAGAAAAGAAGCAAGAAGTACAGCATATCTTAAAACTTGTAGAAATGGAGCATCGAAAGAGCGCATACCCTCCTTCTTTATCAGGAGGAGAAAAACAGCGCGTCGCAATTGCTCGAGCCATCATCCACAAACCAAAAGTATTATTTGCTGATGAACCAACGGCAAGCCTTGATTCAAAGCGTTCAAAAGACATCATGGTCCTTTTACAAAAGTTAACAGAGTCCCTAAAAATCACCACGCTCATCGTTACGCATGATGAAGAAATGCTTACCTATACAAATCGGGTGATTCGTATGAGCGATGGCATTATTATAAATAATTAA
- a CDS encoding ABC transporter permease translates to MNIAWKEIKKNKAKFLILGSIIFLVSFLTFIISGLANGLSQDNAALIKNLPDGQFYMTEEAEETYNLSSIDRSVQESVLKDYKGAVAFSIGMGFVNDERDKQRSVSFVTSTDSKLFPNLNQGEVVLDASLKKEGIKVGDTLTHDQYDGTFMVKGFVDEAKYNHTPVAYINERDYQRMFATKEMQLIFLPNIDEAPSFNGLQSFSNKEFLSTIPSYSAEQMSLNMIIWFLIIISGMLFAIFFYMMNVQKIGLYGILKAIGMKTSRLFTIMWTQMLIITAASIVLAITCSQLFNLIAPEGMPFSLPVLTTLQLAGVFLTIGFIGSTLSGIQIKKIEPLKAIQQGEM, encoded by the coding sequence ATGAACATCGCATGGAAAGAAATCAAAAAAAACAAAGCAAAATTTCTTATACTAGGTTCCATTATCTTTCTTGTAAGCTTTTTAACTTTTATTATTTCAGGCCTTGCAAATGGTCTATCGCAGGATAACGCAGCACTCATTAAAAATTTGCCTGACGGACAGTTCTACATGACGGAAGAAGCAGAAGAAACGTATAACCTCTCGTCAATTGACCGTTCTGTTCAGGAGAGTGTTCTAAAAGATTATAAAGGTGCTGTAGCTTTTTCAATTGGAATGGGTTTTGTAAATGATGAACGAGATAAACAACGTAGTGTTTCCTTTGTCACATCAACGGATTCAAAGCTATTTCCAAATCTAAATCAAGGTGAAGTTGTACTAGACGCTTCTTTGAAAAAAGAAGGAATCAAAGTTGGCGACACCCTTACTCACGACCAATATGATGGGACGTTTATGGTGAAAGGCTTTGTCGATGAAGCCAAATATAATCATACACCCGTTGCTTACATTAATGAGAGAGACTATCAAAGAATGTTTGCCACAAAAGAGATGCAGCTAATTTTCTTACCAAACATAGATGAAGCTCCATCTTTTAATGGTCTTCAATCTTTTTCAAACAAAGAATTTTTAAGTACCATCCCAAGCTACAGTGCTGAACAAATGTCATTGAATATGATCATTTGGTTTTTAATTATTATTAGCGGTATGCTGTTTGCCATTTTCTTTTATATGATGAACGTTCAAAAAATTGGACTGTACGGAATTCTAAAAGCAATTGGAATGAAAACGAGCAGGCTGTTTACCATCATGTGGACGCAAATGCTGATTATCACTGCTGCTTCTATTGTATTAGCCATTACATGTAGTCAGCTATTCAACCTAATAGCACCTGAAGGAATGCCGTTTAGCTTACCTGTTCTAACTACTCTTCAGCTTGCTGGTGTGTTTTTGACTATTGGCTTTATCGGCTCGACGTTATCTGGTATACAAATTAAAAAGATTGAACCTTTAAAAGCAATTCAGCAAGGAGAGATGTAA
- a CDS encoding HAMP domain-containing histidine kinase: protein MKSLYSKFVVVTASIMVLSSVLAFLGSNLYYQQKLKPSNDAKNTEIALDIAEFINENPNIQLTNYLENIAEVGYQIYLVDTDERDHFFGAAFRDTALKNEVKAKVLNGDIYHGMRQFPKQTFVTGFFANELTNTIGVPITHDSKSYALFLRPDIKLLFNEMHLLLAWLLALTILLSIILVLFSTNYLVKPISSLTAATKVLAAGNFQPKLQMKRNDELGELSKSFLQMAQKLEQLDEMRKEFISNISHDIQSPLSTIKGYTGLLEQENLTNDEKRQYISVINSEITRLSILTQQLLLLASLDRNEDIMKPQRFHIGKQIEDLIQTHQWAIRERELMITYSLPDITIVGDPSLLSTVWDNLLTNAMKYNKPGGTIDVSMKVADDYLIVSFQDTGIGLSTSQEKRIFDRFYRADTARSQTVEGTGLGLSIVSTIVKLHNGEITVDSQEGKGTLFQIELPIS from the coding sequence ATGAAATCTCTTTATAGTAAATTTGTTGTTGTTACCGCTAGCATTATGGTGCTTAGCAGTGTATTAGCTTTTTTAGGTTCAAACCTTTACTACCAGCAAAAGCTAAAGCCATCAAACGATGCTAAGAATACAGAGATTGCTCTCGATATTGCTGAGTTCATCAATGAAAACCCAAATATTCAATTGACGAATTACCTTGAGAATATCGCTGAAGTAGGCTATCAAATTTATCTTGTTGATACAGATGAACGCGATCATTTTTTCGGAGCAGCATTCCGAGATACAGCATTAAAAAATGAAGTGAAAGCAAAGGTTTTAAATGGTGATATCTATCATGGAATGCGCCAGTTCCCCAAGCAAACGTTTGTAACAGGCTTTTTTGCAAATGAACTTACCAATACAATCGGTGTTCCAATTACGCATGACAGTAAGTCGTATGCCCTCTTTTTACGACCAGACATCAAGCTTTTGTTCAATGAAATGCATCTATTGCTAGCATGGCTATTGGCACTTACTATTTTACTTAGTATTATTCTTGTTTTATTTAGTACGAACTATTTGGTAAAACCGATTTCGAGCCTAACAGCAGCCACAAAAGTATTAGCGGCTGGAAACTTCCAGCCTAAGCTTCAAATGAAGCGAAACGATGAGCTTGGTGAACTCTCAAAAAGCTTTTTACAAATGGCTCAAAAGTTAGAACAGCTTGATGAGATGCGAAAAGAATTTATTTCAAATATCTCTCATGACATTCAATCTCCACTGTCCACTATTAAAGGGTATACCGGCCTTTTGGAACAAGAAAACTTAACAAACGATGAAAAAAGGCAATATATCTCCGTTATTAATAGTGAAATTACTCGATTATCGATTTTAACCCAACAGCTGTTGCTTCTTGCTTCCCTTGATCGAAACGAAGATATTATGAAGCCTCAACGCTTTCATATCGGAAAGCAAATTGAAGATTTAATTCAAACGCACCAATGGGCAATTCGTGAACGAGAATTGATGATTACTTATTCTCTTCCAGACATTACGATTGTAGGAGACCCTTCGCTGCTAAGCACGGTGTGGGATAACCTATTAACAAATGCGATGAAATATAATAAACCAGGTGGAACGATTGATGTTTCAATGAAAGTTGCTGATGATTATTTGATAGTCTCGTTCCAAGATACAGGAATTGGTTTAAGCACTTCACAGGAAAAGCGTATCTTTGATCGCTTTTATCGTGCTGATACCGCTCGTTCACAAACCGTAGAAGGAACTGGGCTTGGGCTTTCAATTGTTTCAACAATTGTGAAGCTTCATAACGGAGAAATTACGGTAGACAGTCAAGAAGGAAAAGGCACGTTATTTCAAATTGAACTTCCCATCTCCTGA
- a CDS encoding response regulator transcription factor yields the protein MKKILLVDDDLHILKLVTIHLSQAGYDVLQAKHGSEALERLQKENVNLAVVDVMMPFVDGYTLTREIRRLYDIPVILLTAKSQIEDKEQGFSAGTDDYLVKPFEPKELLFRIQALLRRYDKEEDAFVIKLGQTSINKKSYEVKVRTKTLLLPLREFELLAFLATNSMRVFSRENLIEHVWGLDYEGDSRTVDVHIKRLRERFAGLTDDFHIKTVRGVGYSLETKQS from the coding sequence ATGAAAAAAATTCTACTTGTCGATGATGATTTACATATTCTTAAGCTTGTAACTATTCACCTATCACAAGCTGGTTATGATGTGTTACAAGCGAAGCATGGAAGCGAAGCGCTAGAAAGGTTACAGAAGGAAAACGTTAATTTAGCAGTCGTTGATGTAATGATGCCTTTTGTAGATGGCTATACCCTGACGAGAGAAATTCGTCGCTTATACGATATTCCCGTTATTTTGCTCACTGCAAAGAGCCAGATTGAAGATAAAGAACAAGGCTTTTCAGCTGGAACAGATGATTATCTCGTAAAGCCGTTTGAACCAAAAGAGCTACTGTTTAGGATTCAAGCGCTCTTACGAAGATATGACAAGGAAGAAGATGCTTTCGTTATTAAGTTAGGACAGACAAGCATTAATAAGAAGAGCTACGAAGTCAAGGTGAGAACAAAAACACTGCTTTTACCCCTGCGAGAATTTGAGCTACTTGCTTTTCTCGCCACTAATTCGATGCGCGTTTTTTCCAGAGAAAATTTAATTGAACATGTATGGGGCCTTGATTATGAAGGAGACTCGAGAACTGTAGATGTTCACATTAAGCGTCTGCGGGAGCGCTTTGCCGGTTTGACAGACGACTTTCATATCAAAACGGTCCGTGGAGTTGGCTATTCGTTGGAGACAAAACAATCATGA
- a CDS encoding TetR/AcrR family transcriptional regulator, translated as MKKGEKRKNQIVQDISIYILENGVQTATLRNLAEAASTSDRMLMHYFRDKEELLTVALNSITDEFITILDSARTEQKNFVDLLPYLREMMKHPGIKPYIKLCLELAAIAAKKEEPFYSVGNQMCATFLDCITREIKVDSEEERDELSALTLVMIEGFVFLDALDYHEQIDKSIKGIGRLIKG; from the coding sequence ATGAAAAAAGGAGAAAAAAGAAAAAATCAGATCGTTCAAGATATATCAATATATATTCTTGAAAATGGGGTGCAAACAGCTACTTTACGAAATTTAGCAGAAGCTGCAAGCACGAGTGATCGCATGCTCATGCACTATTTTAGGGATAAGGAAGAACTACTAACAGTAGCTTTAAATTCTATTACTGATGAGTTCATTACAATATTGGATAGTGCACGCACAGAGCAAAAAAATTTTGTTGATTTACTACCTTATCTACGCGAAATGATGAAACACCCGGGCATTAAACCCTACATTAAGCTATGCTTAGAGCTTGCTGCTATTGCAGCAAAAAAAGAAGAACCTTTTTACTCAGTTGGAAATCAAATGTGTGCTACATTTTTGGACTGTATTACACGAGAAATTAAGGTGGATAGTGAAGAGGAGCGAGACGAGCTATCTGCTCTTACGCTAGTGATGATTGAAGGGTTTGTTTTTTTAGATGCGCTTGATTACCATGAACAGATTGACAAATCAATTAAAGGTATTGGTCGACTCATAAAGGGTTAA
- a CDS encoding NAD(P)H-dependent oxidoreductase, translating to MSNEAKKQEILDAFHFRHATKEFDSTKKVSDEDFRFIMETGRLSPSSLGYEAWKFLVIENEDLKRRLKEVSWGAQGQLPTASHFVIILARTDARYDSEYAMNHQKKVKEMPEDVLESVLPRFRAFQEEDARLFESDRSLFDWASKQTYIALGNMMTAAAQIGVDSCPIEGFNYEKTHELLKEQGLLENGQYDISVMVAFGYRLENPQREKTRREFDDVVQWVK from the coding sequence ATGAGCAACGAAGCAAAGAAACAAGAAATTCTAGATGCGTTTCATTTTCGTCACGCAACGAAAGAGTTTGATTCGACAAAGAAAGTGTCAGATGAAGACTTTCGTTTCATTATGGAAACAGGGCGTTTATCTCCAAGTTCATTAGGTTATGAGGCATGGAAGTTTTTAGTGATTGAGAACGAAGACCTAAAACGTCGCTTGAAAGAAGTTTCATGGGGCGCGCAAGGACAACTGCCAACAGCAAGTCATTTTGTTATCATTCTAGCGCGTACGGATGCACGCTATGACTCAGAATACGCAATGAATCATCAAAAAAAGGTTAAAGAGATGCCAGAAGATGTGTTAGAGTCGGTTTTACCACGATTCAGAGCGTTCCAAGAAGAAGACGCTCGTTTATTTGAAAGTGACCGTTCGCTGTTTGACTGGGCAAGTAAGCAAACGTATATCGCACTTGGAAACATGATGACAGCAGCAGCGCAAATTGGTGTTGATTCTTGTCCAATTGAAGGCTTTAATTATGAAAAAACGCATGAGCTTTTAAAAGAGCAAGGACTTCTTGAGAATGGCCAATACGATATCTCTGTTATGGTTGCATTTGGTTACCGTCTTGAAAATCCACAGCGTGAGAAAACAAGAAGAGAATTTGACGATGTAGTGCAGTGGGTAAAATAA
- a CDS encoding LysE family translocator has protein sequence MDFLIWLSFLGAALLLTIMPGPDNLFVLAQSISNGKNAGIATSFGLCTGLIVHISATILGVSALLYQSSIAFSIIKYAGAAYLLYLAYKAFTAKSSPLEVEKTQQVSYGALYKKGIIMNILNPKVSLFFLAFLPQFVTDSHGSAAFQMLVYGITFLVQALFVFVLISLFAGKVGTVLRKRPAVSRNVNWIEGSLFALIGLKIALSEK, from the coding sequence ATGGATTTCTTAATTTGGCTATCTTTTTTAGGAGCAGCTCTATTGCTTACAATTATGCCAGGGCCAGACAATTTATTTGTGCTTGCTCAGAGTATTTCTAATGGGAAAAATGCGGGTATTGCGACGTCGTTTGGTTTATGTACAGGTCTAATTGTTCATATTTCAGCGACGATTTTAGGCGTAAGCGCACTTTTATATCAATCGTCTATTGCATTTTCTATCATTAAATATGCAGGTGCCGCTTATTTACTGTATTTAGCTTATAAAGCATTTACAGCAAAAAGTTCTCCTTTAGAGGTAGAGAAGACTCAACAAGTAAGCTATGGTGCACTCTACAAAAAAGGAATTATCATGAATATCTTGAACCCAAAGGTATCCCTGTTTTTTCTGGCATTTTTACCACAGTTTGTTACTGATAGCCATGGAAGTGCAGCATTTCAAATGCTCGTATATGGCATTACGTTTTTAGTTCAAGCGCTTTTTGTCTTTGTATTAATCAGTTTATTTGCTGGAAAAGTAGGAACAGTCTTACGTAAACGGCCAGCTGTTTCACGAAACGTTAACTGGATTGAAGGCTCGCTATTTGCACTGATTGGATTAAAGATTGCGCTGAGCGAAAAGTGA
- a CDS encoding YfmQ family protein, whose product MFWTVIVIVVVSALKLLITCLPTPVVEWLHGKFKLHPTLSIDSAVVKRNGSTIEGEEKTQIIEAFNKATFLDQYYVHDGNRTHYLNLEQNETPVIIHSVHGKHTFELFIYSYSDHVDVVKKFKKKVLAYRMLSDEFQTNMYVS is encoded by the coding sequence ATGTTCTGGACAGTTATTGTTATTGTTGTTGTCAGCGCTCTTAAACTTTTAATTACATGCCTTCCTACCCCAGTCGTAGAGTGGCTTCACGGTAAATTTAAGCTACACCCTACCTTATCGATAGATTCAGCTGTTGTGAAGAGAAATGGCAGCACAATTGAAGGTGAAGAGAAAACACAAATTATTGAAGCCTTTAACAAAGCGACGTTTCTAGATCAGTACTACGTACACGATGGGAATCGAACTCACTATCTCAACCTTGAGCAAAATGAAACTCCCGTTATTATTCACAGTGTACACGGCAAGCATACCTTTGAACTGTTTATATACAGCTACAGCGATCATGTGGATGTAGTGAAAAAATTTAAAAAGAAAGTACTCGCTTATCGCATGCTTTCAGACGAATTTCAAACAAACATGTATGTATCATAA
- a CDS encoding nitroreductase family protein yields MQTTNDFNKILKERRSIKRYDPTVKISREEMEEILTVATTAPSSVNMQPWRFLVIESDEAKAQLAELAKFNSTQVETSAAVIAVFGDIQNVEYFDEIYDKAVEVGYMPKDVKDNIKQAFSSYFETISTEDMKDVVLIDGGLVSMQIMLAARAYGYDTNPIGGYEKEKVTEVFGMDKERHVPVMLISIGKAADEGHPSVRLPINRVAEWK; encoded by the coding sequence ATGCAAACAACAAATGACTTCAATAAAATTTTAAAAGAGCGACGTTCAATTAAACGCTACGATCCAACTGTAAAAATCAGTCGCGAGGAAATGGAAGAAATTCTAACTGTGGCAACAACTGCACCATCTTCAGTTAACATGCAGCCATGGCGCTTTTTAGTAATTGAAAGCGATGAAGCAAAAGCACAGCTTGCAGAGCTTGCGAAGTTTAACAGTACTCAAGTTGAAACATCTGCAGCTGTTATTGCGGTATTTGGAGATATTCAAAACGTTGAATACTTCGATGAAATTTATGACAAGGCAGTAGAAGTAGGCTATATGCCAAAAGACGTAAAAGACAATATTAAACAAGCATTTTCTTCATACTTTGAAACAATTTCAACTGAAGATATGAAAGATGTTGTCTTAATTGACGGTGGGCTTGTATCTATGCAAATCATGCTAGCAGCACGTGCCTACGGATATGATACAAACCCAATTGGTGGATATGAAAAAGAGAAGGTAACAGAAGTGTTCGGAATGGATAAAGAACGACATGTACCAGTGATGCTTATTTCAATCGGTAAAGCAGCTGATGAAGGTCATCCATCAGTTCGTTTACCAATCAATCGCGTAGCAGAGTGGAAATAA
- a CDS encoding methyl-accepting chemotaxis protein translates to MININTSTQVLKQDSVLAALEKSLAMIEFDLNGNVLWVNQLFAQTLGYGCDEMIGMNHRSFCTPSFYNSMEYAQLWHNLRLGKAFQEKIQRITKHGELLWLEATYTPVLTERNEVEAVIKVATNITKREQTTSHLVNDLDFMSESLKKKAEEGITTVQHMSACIQHIVEDVKKNMDILSELQTQTDSIRGMVKTIQDIASQTNLLALNAAIQAAHAGEHGKGFDVVAKEVRHLATRANESAKEVHNKVEEITSVVHTILNETNASEKAIKLSREQIEKAIAKFVSIDEDAEYLETQTKALTKLLEA, encoded by the coding sequence ATGATAAATATAAATACTAGCACACAGGTGCTGAAACAAGATTCAGTCCTCGCTGCGCTAGAAAAGTCTTTAGCGATGATTGAATTCGATTTAAACGGCAATGTCCTTTGGGTTAACCAGCTTTTTGCTCAAACACTTGGATACGGGTGCGATGAAATGATTGGAATGAACCACCGTTCTTTTTGCACACCTTCATTTTATAACAGTATGGAATATGCCCAGCTTTGGCACAACCTACGATTAGGTAAAGCGTTTCAAGAAAAGATTCAACGAATCACAAAGCACGGAGAGCTTTTATGGCTAGAAGCAACTTATACTCCAGTCTTAACTGAACGGAATGAGGTAGAAGCTGTTATTAAAGTTGCTACAAATATCACAAAGCGTGAACAAACTACATCTCATCTTGTTAATGATCTAGACTTCATGTCTGAAAGCTTAAAGAAAAAAGCGGAAGAAGGAATTACTACAGTTCAGCACATGTCTGCTTGCATTCAGCATATTGTCGAAGATGTGAAAAAAAATATGGATATACTGTCTGAGCTTCAAACCCAAACAGACTCTATTCGTGGTATGGTCAAAACGATTCAAGATATCGCGAGCCAAACGAACTTACTCGCATTAAACGCAGCCATTCAAGCAGCTCATGCTGGTGAACATGGAAAAGGATTCGATGTAGTTGCAAAAGAAGTGCGCCATTTAGCTACCCGAGCAAACGAATCAGCAAAAGAGGTTCACAATAAAGTAGAAGAAATAACATCGGTTGTACACACCATTTTAAACGAGACGAACGCTTCTGAAAAAGCAATTAAATTAAGTAGAGAACAAATTGAAAAAGCAATTGCTAAATTTGTCTCAATTGATGAAGATGCTGAGTACTTGGAAACACAAACTAAAGCGCTAACAAAACTGTTAGAAGCATAA
- a CDS encoding SAM-dependent methyltransferase, which translates to MTDHFYDELLNIQTIGNQKGFYDSLHYHRYEPTPYKGLDQLFAKVSLSSSDRVVDFGCGKGRLNFYLHYRYQASVVGVEMNEEFYKEALLNKQSYLKKYHHRRAELSFQCCLAEEYEIDIRDTVFYFFNPFSIQIFMKVVGNILDSVGNSYRPVTIILYYSSEDYTDFLTRRTPFQLKEEIEIQGLSLRNSLERFLVYELKY; encoded by the coding sequence ATGACGGATCATTTTTATGACGAGTTGTTAAATATACAAACAATTGGAAATCAAAAAGGCTTTTACGATTCACTGCATTATCATCGCTATGAGCCTACACCATACAAAGGTCTTGACCAGTTATTTGCGAAGGTATCGCTAAGCTCTTCGGATCGAGTTGTCGACTTTGGGTGTGGAAAAGGGCGATTAAATTTTTATCTACATTATCGTTATCAAGCATCTGTAGTGGGTGTTGAGATGAATGAAGAATTTTATAAAGAAGCGCTTCTCAATAAGCAAAGTTACTTGAAGAAATATCACCACCGCCGAGCTGAGCTGTCTTTTCAATGCTGCTTAGCAGAAGAATATGAGATTGATATTCGAGATACTGTCTTTTACTTTTTTAACCCGTTTTCCATTCAGATTTTTATGAAAGTCGTTGGGAATATCTTAGATTCAGTGGGAAACAGCTATCGGCCCGTAACTATTATTCTTTACTATAGCTCAGAGGATTACACGGATTTTTTAACTCGGCGCACGCCATTCCAGCTGAAAGAAGAAATTGAAATTCAAGGTTTATCACTACGAAATTCACTCGAAAGATTTTTAGTGTACGAACTCAAATATTAA
- a CDS encoding BCCT family transporter, translating into MKKVSTVFYVSIAIMALLVIFGVSAPKTLESVTGAIQGFITDSFGWYYLIVVSLFVLVCLYLLVSPIGRIKLGKQEDKPEFSRPTWLAMLFSAGMGIGLVFWGTAEPISHYAISSPTGGVGTDAGLQDAMRFTFFHWGIHAWAIYGIVAMCLAYFTFRKGERGLISATLKPILGKYADGVLGKIIDVIAVIATVIGVATTLGFGAVQINGGLSYLFDVPSNIVTQFIIILVVTVLFIISALTGLGKGIKILSNTNMILAFALFALMFILGPTLFTLNIFTDTLGKYLQTLVNMSFRIAPLNEEGRQWINGWTIFYWAWWIAWSPFVGIFIARVSKGRTIREFVIFVLMVPSLIGFLWFSVFGGSALTLERNGIAQISKLATEESLFGVFANYPLATLMSILAIILVATFFITSADSGTFVLGMMTTNGSQNPANSVKLVWGITLTVIALVLLYSGGLQALQNTMIIAALPFSAVMALMTASLLKDLNKEAKALGIGQIKKKKTS; encoded by the coding sequence ATGAAAAAAGTTTCAACAGTTTTTTATGTTTCGATTGCCATCATGGCATTATTAGTTATTTTTGGTGTGAGTGCACCTAAAACGCTTGAAAGCGTAACGGGAGCCATTCAAGGTTTTATTACTGATTCATTTGGTTGGTATTATTTAATTGTGGTGTCTTTGTTTGTATTGGTTTGTTTGTATTTATTAGTAAGTCCGATTGGTCGAATTAAACTCGGGAAACAGGAGGACAAGCCTGAGTTTTCACGCCCAACCTGGCTTGCCATGCTTTTTAGTGCAGGAATGGGAATCGGTCTTGTGTTCTGGGGCACAGCTGAACCTATTAGTCATTATGCGATCAGCTCTCCAACAGGAGGAGTAGGGACAGACGCAGGTCTGCAAGACGCAATGCGCTTTACGTTCTTCCACTGGGGAATTCATGCGTGGGCTATTTATGGTATTGTTGCGATGTGTCTAGCATACTTTACGTTTCGAAAAGGAGAGCGTGGATTAATCAGCGCAACATTGAAGCCAATTTTAGGGAAATATGCAGATGGCGTACTTGGTAAAATTATTGACGTTATTGCAGTTATTGCCACTGTCATTGGTGTAGCGACAACGCTTGGGTTTGGTGCGGTTCAAATTAACGGTGGTTTATCTTATTTGTTTGATGTACCATCCAATATTGTCACGCAATTCATTATTATTCTTGTGGTGACAGTGTTATTTATTATCTCAGCTTTAACGGGATTAGGAAAAGGTATTAAGATTTTAAGTAATACGAATATGATTTTAGCATTTGCTTTATTTGCATTAATGTTTATATTAGGTCCAACGCTATTTACGCTAAATATCTTTACGGATACACTTGGGAAGTATTTGCAAACATTAGTGAACATGAGCTTCCGTATTGCACCATTAAATGAAGAAGGCCGTCAGTGGATTAACGGCTGGACGATTTTCTATTGGGCTTGGTGGATTGCATGGTCACCGTTTGTTGGAATCTTTATTGCACGCGTATCAAAAGGTCGTACAATTCGTGAGTTCGTTATCTTTGTGTTAATGGTACCTTCTCTAATTGGTTTCCTGTGGTTCTCTGTATTTGGAGGATCTGCGTTAACGTTAGAACGTAATGGTATTGCACAAATTTCAAAGCTGGCAACAGAAGAATCTCTGTTTGGTGTTTTTGCAAACTATCCGCTAGCAACCCTTATGTCAATTTTAGCGATTATTCTTGTTGCTACATTCTTTATTACATCAGCAGACTCAGGTACGTTTGTGCTTGGAATGATGACAACAAATGGTTCACAAAACCCAGCAAACAGCGTTAAGCTTGTTTGGGGAATTACGCTTACAGTTATTGCGCTAGTGCTTTTATACTCTGGCGGACTTCAAGCGTTACAAAATACCATGATTATAGCAGCGCTACCGTTCTCTGCCGTAATGGCTTTAATGACGGCTAGTCTATTAAAGGATTTAAACAAAGAGGCAAAAGCGCTTGGCATTGGTCAAATTAAAAAGAAAAAAACATCATAA